In Effusibacillus lacus, the following are encoded in one genomic region:
- a CDS encoding phosphatidylglycerophosphatase A family protein, which translates to MSDFVRSQQVKEAALNALKQRGITLEDIAELTFFLQESYIPNLTMDRCVESVEQVLEKRDVQNALLTGIELDRLAEKGEMSSPLQEIIKADEGLYGVDEILALSILNLYGSIGYTNYGYIDKLKYGILAKLNDKSSGQVHTFLDDLIGAVAAAAAARLAHRTRAEMEQAME; encoded by the coding sequence ATGTCGGATTTTGTTCGCAGTCAGCAGGTAAAGGAAGCGGCGCTTAACGCGCTCAAGCAAAGAGGCATCACGCTGGAAGATATTGCGGAACTGACTTTCTTTCTGCAGGAAAGCTACATTCCAAACCTGACGATGGACAGGTGCGTGGAAAGCGTGGAACAGGTACTGGAAAAAAGGGATGTGCAGAACGCCTTGCTCACGGGCATTGAACTGGACAGGCTGGCCGAGAAAGGGGAGATGTCCTCCCCGCTTCAGGAAATTATCAAAGCGGACGAAGGCCTGTACGGCGTCGATGAGATCCTGGCCCTCTCGATTCTCAACCTGTACGGCAGCATCGGATATACCAATTACGGGTACATTGACAAACTCAAGTACGGCATCCTGGCCAAATTGAACGACAAGTCCTCGGGTCAAGTCCATACGTTTCTGGATGACCTGATCGGGGCAGTGGCGGCAGCGGCTGCCGCAAGGCTGGCCCACCGCACCCGGGCGGAAATGGAACAGGCGATGGAGTAA
- a CDS encoding helix-turn-helix domain-containing protein has translation MVTLGSRLQALREAKQMKQKELALGLATQSMISQIETNRIIPSTNLLIRIVQKLDYPIDQFLREVDLDFFSIKELFKFAQDLYEHGEYHAALYLLEKVDERPLNVLDTSEYLYLLGVCQKRAGCHDQAISSLSTALDQMKDPSSTIPYLYEIAESHYLKGDLFSALLTAQRAEKRIPIESDTTPFYKGKVKNLLGIMAFRFGEFEKSITLYQEAYNYYHPKHLSQCATAHMNIGVSYKYLKHFDQAKEHLGIAMQLFKTVPVEKNTLLCKYNYAILLSEMDCYDEAEKLFNECLNDFATYNFGYEPNTIYSELARLEIKRGNTEQAKELAYLALDCSQENDRELGYIYRTLADVYYHKKEIDAAISYLDKSIKSFLTAKLYVRLIESLHFLTHCYKSLGLYEKAIETLEITKRIPYNGNGGDTYNEKIV, from the coding sequence ATGGTTACGTTGGGTTCCAGATTGCAGGCCCTGCGGGAAGCGAAGCAAATGAAGCAGAAAGAGCTTGCCTTGGGCTTGGCCACCCAAAGCATGATTTCGCAAATTGAGACGAACCGGATCATCCCCTCTACCAATCTCTTGATTCGAATTGTGCAAAAGCTGGATTATCCGATTGACCAATTTCTGAGAGAAGTAGACCTGGATTTCTTCAGTATCAAAGAACTCTTTAAATTCGCTCAGGACCTGTATGAGCATGGCGAATATCACGCAGCCCTGTATTTGTTGGAGAAAGTGGACGAACGTCCTCTCAATGTTCTTGATACAAGTGAATATCTGTATTTGCTTGGGGTTTGTCAAAAAAGGGCAGGCTGCCATGACCAAGCCATCTCATCCCTTTCCACTGCCCTGGACCAAATGAAAGACCCCTCCTCCACAATTCCGTATCTCTACGAAATCGCCGAGTCCCACTACCTTAAAGGAGACTTGTTTTCCGCATTGTTGACAGCCCAAAGGGCCGAGAAACGAATTCCGATTGAGTCTGATACAACCCCTTTTTATAAAGGGAAGGTAAAGAATCTGCTGGGAATAATGGCTTTTCGTTTCGGTGAATTTGAAAAGTCAATTACGCTGTATCAAGAGGCCTATAACTATTACCATCCCAAACACCTTTCCCAATGTGCCACTGCTCACATGAATATTGGGGTAAGCTATAAGTATCTCAAACATTTTGATCAGGCGAAAGAACACTTGGGAATTGCAATGCAATTATTCAAGACTGTTCCTGTGGAAAAAAACACACTGCTTTGCAAGTACAACTATGCAATTCTTCTTTCTGAGATGGATTGTTATGATGAGGCCGAAAAACTTTTCAATGAATGCTTAAACGACTTTGCAACCTATAACTTTGGTTATGAACCAAATACTATTTATTCTGAATTAGCACGGTTAGAAATTAAACGCGGAAACACCGAACAAGCGAAAGAATTGGCATATTTGGCTTTGGATTGTTCTCAGGAAAATGACAGGGAATTAGGATATATCTACCGAACACTGGCAGATGTTTATTATCATAAAAAAGAGATAGATGCTGCCATATCATACTTAGATAAGTCTATAAAGTCTTTCCTTACAGCTAAACTATACGTAAGACTCATTGAGTCGTTACATTTTCTAACACATTGTTATAAAAGTCTTGGACTTTATGAAAAAGCTATAGAAACATTGGAAATAACGAAGCGTATACCTTACAATGGGAATGGAGGTGATACATATAATGAAAAAATTGTTTAA
- a CDS encoding spore coat protein codes for MKQNQQGGQQQGGQQAKMIKNPKLPNEPQVKGPEMNDRDRINDVLATEKYLTDSINVATREASHNSLHQTYMQILQETHQCQRQIFNKMFEKGHYSLEAEEQQKLDKAYQQFSNYSTQFPYQIH; via the coding sequence ATGAAGCAGAACCAACAAGGTGGTCAGCAGCAGGGCGGCCAACAGGCCAAAATGATCAAGAACCCGAAATTGCCCAACGAACCGCAGGTGAAAGGGCCGGAAATGAATGACCGTGATCGGATCAATGACGTGCTGGCTACAGAAAAGTATCTGACCGACAGCATCAACGTGGCAACCCGGGAAGCCAGCCACAACTCCCTGCATCAGACCTACATGCAGATCCTGCAAGAAACTCACCAGTGCCAGCGCCAGATTTTCAACAAGATGTTTGAGAAAGGACACTATTCGCTGGAGGCGGAAGAGCAGCAAAAGCTTGACAAAGCCTACCAGCAGTTCAGCAACTACTCTACCCAGTTTCCTTATCAAATCCACTAA
- the aceB gene encoding malate synthase A, with protein MSNYPAGVEIKGKVTPEFERILTPEAVEFVATLERKFGKTREELLQKRVERQKEIDAGKLPDFLPETKHIREGDWTVAPIPKDLQDRRVEITGPSSDRKMVINALNSGAKVFMVDFEDANSPTWENQIQGQINLYDAIRRQIDYVSPEGKSYKLNDEVAVLIARPRGWHMVEKHVLVDGKPMSGSMFDFGLYFFHNAKQLLANGSGPYFYLPKMESHLEARLWNDIFVFAQQQLGIPQGSIKATVLVETILATFELDEILYELREHMAGMNCGRWDYIFSYIKKLRNQPNVILPDRGQVTMTVPFMRAYSLLTIKTCHKRNAFAIGGMAAQIPVKNDPAANEEAFAKVRADKEREANDGHDGTWVAHPGLVPVALEVFNRIMPQPNQVDKKRDDVNVTAADLLEVPQGTITEAGLRNNISVGVQYTEAWLRGSGAVPIFNLMEDVATAEISRTQVWQWIHHPKGILDDGRKVTVELFEQLLQEELQKIRNTIGEERYNAGKFEQATQLFRQMSTSKEYAEFLTLPAYEFLS; from the coding sequence ATGAGCAACTACCCGGCAGGCGTAGAGATCAAAGGAAAAGTGACCCCGGAATTCGAGAGAATTCTGACCCCGGAAGCGGTTGAGTTTGTGGCAACCCTTGAGCGCAAATTTGGCAAGACCCGGGAAGAACTTTTGCAAAAAAGGGTGGAACGGCAAAAGGAAATTGACGCTGGCAAACTGCCCGACTTCCTGCCCGAAACCAAACACATTCGGGAAGGCGATTGGACAGTGGCCCCGATTCCGAAGGATCTGCAGGACCGTCGTGTGGAAATCACCGGTCCGTCCAGCGACCGCAAGATGGTCATTAACGCTCTGAACTCCGGAGCGAAAGTGTTTATGGTGGACTTTGAAGATGCCAACTCCCCGACCTGGGAGAACCAGATTCAAGGGCAAATTAACCTCTATGACGCCATTCGCCGTCAAATTGATTATGTAAGCCCGGAAGGCAAATCCTACAAACTGAACGATGAAGTGGCAGTCCTGATTGCTCGCCCCCGCGGCTGGCATATGGTCGAGAAGCATGTTCTCGTGGACGGCAAGCCGATGTCCGGCAGCATGTTTGACTTTGGCTTGTATTTCTTCCACAACGCGAAACAACTGCTTGCAAACGGCTCCGGTCCGTACTTCTATCTGCCGAAGATGGAAAGCCACCTGGAGGCGCGACTCTGGAACGATATTTTCGTCTTCGCACAGCAACAGCTTGGCATTCCGCAAGGATCCATCAAGGCAACTGTTCTGGTGGAGACAATTCTTGCCACTTTCGAACTGGACGAAATCCTTTACGAGCTCCGTGAGCACATGGCGGGAATGAATTGTGGACGTTGGGACTACATCTTCAGCTACATCAAGAAGCTCCGCAACCAGCCGAATGTGATTCTGCCCGACCGCGGCCAGGTCACCATGACCGTCCCCTTCATGCGGGCTTACTCGTTGCTCACCATCAAGACCTGCCATAAGCGGAATGCGTTTGCAATCGGTGGTATGGCGGCTCAGATTCCGGTCAAGAACGACCCGGCGGCAAACGAAGAAGCGTTTGCGAAAGTCCGCGCCGACAAAGAGCGGGAAGCCAACGACGGCCATGACGGTACCTGGGTGGCACATCCGGGACTCGTTCCGGTTGCTCTGGAAGTATTCAACCGCATCATGCCTCAGCCAAACCAGGTCGACAAGAAGCGCGATGATGTGAACGTAACCGCGGCGGATCTGCTGGAAGTTCCGCAAGGTACCATCACCGAAGCGGGTCTCCGCAACAACATAAGTGTTGGGGTGCAGTACACCGAAGCCTGGCTGCGGGGTTCCGGTGCGGTGCCGATCTTCAACCTGATGGAAGACGTGGCAACCGCCGAAATCTCCCGTACGCAGGTATGGCAGTGGATCCACCACCCGAAAGGAATCCTCGACGATGGCCGCAAGGTGACGGTGGAGCTGTTTGAACAACTGCTGCAGGAAGAATTGCAGAAGATCAGGAACACCATCGGAGAGGAACGCTACAATGCTGGCAAGTTCGAGCAGGCTACCCAACTGTTCCGGCAAATGTCGACCAGCAAAGAGTATGCCGAATTCCTGACCCTGCCGGCTTATGAGTTCCTGAGCTGA
- a CDS encoding non-canonical purine NTP pyrophosphatase, with protein sequence MELILATWNESKKKWLQQGMADLPLSTRILLPGEVEDVEETGSTFAENALLKARAVGHRPDAIVVAEDSGLCVDALNGFPGVRTARWAPGTDNDRSALLLKKLQDVPPGKRTAAFCSAAAVLFPDGREAVYEGRLDGQIALYAVGELSDGYDRIFQLSGGLTIAQLGREKVEPVDHRRQALAKLATGIRQWLGGRV encoded by the coding sequence ATGGAACTGATCTTGGCGACCTGGAACGAATCGAAGAAAAAGTGGCTGCAGCAAGGTATGGCGGATCTGCCGCTGTCTACGAGGATCCTCCTGCCAGGCGAAGTGGAGGATGTGGAGGAAACGGGAAGCACCTTTGCAGAGAATGCCCTGCTTAAGGCACGTGCGGTGGGACACCGTCCGGACGCTATCGTGGTGGCGGAAGATTCGGGTTTATGTGTGGATGCACTGAACGGGTTCCCGGGAGTACGTACTGCCCGTTGGGCGCCGGGGACAGACAATGACCGCAGCGCACTGCTGCTGAAGAAGTTGCAGGATGTTCCGCCCGGGAAACGCACCGCAGCGTTCTGCAGCGCGGCAGCCGTGCTCTTTCCCGATGGACGGGAGGCGGTATATGAAGGACGGTTGGACGGTCAGATTGCCTTGTATGCTGTAGGGGAACTGTCGGACGGGTATGACCGGATTTTTCAATTATCGGGTGGATTGACGATTGCACAACTGGGTCGTGAGAAAGTGGAACCGGTCGACCACAGACGGCAGGCGCTTGCCAAACTTGCAACAGGAATTCGGCAGTGGCTGGGAGGTCGAGTCTGA
- a CDS encoding late competence development ComFB family protein has protein sequence MTLVNAMEHIIEHVFDEFKERYPLKCDCELCKTDILALTLNHIPPKYVSSDIGEVHIKSQYLNEQLKSDVIIEMTKAAQIVEQNPRHASSTQEA, from the coding sequence ATGACTTTGGTGAACGCCATGGAGCATATCATTGAGCATGTATTTGACGAGTTTAAAGAGCGGTATCCGCTCAAATGCGATTGTGAGCTCTGCAAGACGGACATTCTGGCCCTGACTTTGAACCACATACCGCCCAAGTATGTATCCAGCGATATCGGGGAAGTGCACATCAAAAGTCAGTATCTGAACGAACAATTGAAATCGGATGTAATTATCGAGATGACCAAAGCAGCCCAGATTGTGGAGCAAAATCCCCGGCACGCATCCTCAACCCAAGAAGCTTGA
- a CDS encoding alpha/beta fold hydrolase — translation MIATKSHGQGTATSKAISNEPQSIDPAEARFQFAKNYLFGPDVTDDRIRAFIRLEPPMPLEQFALVNSAIREFDYRPHLTKCNTPVLVLHGDHDRLIPDEFGKELASVLPNAQFVSVPRAGHAVIAEKPEGVNQAIHKFLKPE, via the coding sequence GTGATTGCCACCAAGTCACACGGGCAAGGAACTGCCACTTCTAAGGCGATCTCAAACGAGCCGCAATCTATCGACCCTGCTGAAGCAAGGTTTCAGTTTGCCAAGAACTATCTGTTCGGCCCCGACGTGACAGACGATCGAATTCGGGCGTTTATCCGACTGGAACCCCCCATGCCGCTGGAACAGTTCGCATTGGTCAACAGCGCCATCCGGGAATTTGACTACCGTCCGCACCTGACGAAATGCAACACACCGGTATTGGTTCTGCATGGCGATCATGACAGGCTGATCCCTGACGAATTCGGAAAAGAACTGGCAAGTGTTCTCCCAAACGCCCAATTTGTTTCGGTTCCAAGAGCCGGACACGCAGTGATTGCCGAGAAGCCAGAGGGAGTGAACCAGGCTATTCACAAGTTTCTCAAGCCGGAATGA
- a CDS encoding DUF3600 domain-containing protein gives MTSRRRFAGREYGDANGNINYEQLSAAKASELKQLLAEITPYFDRLNHHKSSKEVLSSEEFNAYIEAEMTLETIRAKTGLTGNKGPIQANDIPTELRAEFEQAEQVLKETNRKITGNN, from the coding sequence ATGACGAGTAGGCGCCGTTTTGCCGGACGGGAATACGGTGATGCCAACGGCAATATCAATTACGAGCAGCTGTCCGCAGCCAAGGCGTCGGAACTCAAGCAGTTGTTGGCAGAGATCACTCCCTATTTCGACCGCCTGAACCATCACAAATCCAGTAAGGAAGTTCTGAGTTCCGAGGAATTCAATGCCTATATTGAAGCGGAGATGACCCTCGAGACTATCCGCGCCAAAACGGGCCTGACAGGGAACAAGGGGCCCATTCAGGCAAATGACATCCCGACTGAACTGAGAGCCGAATTTGAGCAGGCAGAGCAGGTACTAAAAGAAACCAACCGGAAAATCACCGGCAACAACTAA
- a CDS encoding alpha/beta fold hydrolase has protein sequence MIFATSDGTVLHYIREGTGEPLVFIHGLASNLKAWDPQFRYFRSLFDTLAYDCRGHGQSTVPEELTMEDHAKDLYELCSLFDKPVNLVGISMGGYIAQNLLIRHPETINKAV, from the coding sequence ATGATTTTTGCCACTTCAGACGGAACGGTCTTGCATTACATACGGGAAGGTACAGGCGAACCCCTTGTTTTTATTCACGGTCTCGCAAGCAACTTAAAAGCTTGGGATCCTCAGTTCAGGTATTTCCGTTCTTTATTCGATACGCTGGCTTACGACTGCAGAGGCCATGGCCAATCCACGGTTCCCGAAGAACTGACGATGGAGGATCATGCGAAAGATCTTTATGAACTTTGTTCCTTGTTTGACAAGCCGGTGAATCTGGTGGGCATTTCGATGGGAGGATATATTGCGCAAAATCTGTTGATCCGGCATCCGGAAACGATCAACAAAGCGGTGTGA
- a CDS encoding DMT family transporter, with product MSNRLVAIGAGVFVTFLWATSYILNKLAFAEEIRPFTLSGLRYLIAVLALWAVASVTARAQRQNRDGAPGTGRTSVPKLRFPHYLLLGIAGYIMAQGLQYAGQYFVTPTQTSLLLCIGNIFFVLVVDAVWLKEIRSISSLVDVFCALIGILAYFYPWNLNWESRIGIGLIVLSSVGYAVNLSATRYFLSRFGSKLQQLVIRPMLIGAIGMLAVGPAVEGLPPFSWKLAGILVWLGIVNGALAFYIWTWSQKVLHAYESSILNNLVLIQVAVLDVWILDRELSVLQGIGLLATLLSVAYVQLAPFFNKRKADSRPMP from the coding sequence ATGTCGAACCGGTTGGTTGCGATTGGTGCAGGGGTTTTTGTCACGTTTCTATGGGCGACCTCTTATATTCTGAACAAGCTGGCGTTTGCCGAAGAAATCCGGCCTTTTACGTTGTCCGGCTTGCGGTACTTGATCGCGGTGCTGGCCCTGTGGGCGGTTGCCAGCGTCACGGCCCGGGCTCAGCGTCAGAATCGGGACGGGGCTCCAGGCACAGGGCGGACATCCGTCCCCAAGCTCCGCTTCCCCCATTACCTCCTGTTGGGAATTGCCGGTTATATCATGGCCCAAGGCCTGCAGTATGCGGGGCAGTATTTTGTCACTCCCACTCAAACCAGTTTGCTGCTTTGCATTGGAAATATCTTTTTTGTACTGGTGGTGGACGCCGTCTGGCTCAAGGAGATTCGCAGCATAAGCAGTCTTGTGGACGTTTTCTGTGCCCTGATCGGAATCCTGGCGTATTTCTATCCCTGGAACCTGAACTGGGAAAGTCGGATTGGAATTGGCCTCATTGTACTTTCTTCTGTCGGTTATGCGGTGAACCTTTCGGCTACCCGGTACTTTCTAAGCCGGTTTGGTTCCAAACTCCAACAGCTTGTCATCAGACCGATGCTGATCGGAGCGATTGGCATGTTGGCAGTTGGCCCTGCTGTGGAAGGGCTGCCCCCTTTTTCCTGGAAGTTGGCCGGGATTCTGGTCTGGTTGGGGATCGTTAACGGGGCCCTGGCTTTCTATATCTGGACCTGGAGCCAGAAGGTGCTCCATGCTTACGAGAGCAGCATACTAAACAACCTGGTGCTGATCCAGGTGGCCGTTCTGGATGTCTGGATTCTTGACCGAGAACTCAGTGTTCTGCAGGGAATCGGACTGCTCGCTACTTTGCTGTCGGTAGCGTATGTGCAACTGGCACCTTTTTTCAACAAACGCAAAGCGGATTCCCGGCCCATGCCATAG
- a CDS encoding IclR family transcriptional regulator yields MEEGVKSVERALQILERVSLAKNGIGVTELAKELNMYKSTIHRVLATLTHLGYIEQDPETERYKLGYKLLEVSSRLLNNLDIRREAMPYLQELTDLTNEVVHLVVLNKGQVVYIEKVEGTETIRMHSRVGNRAPVHCTGVGKAILAYLPEAQVREIIRQYGLEPHTPKTLSTLEDLLQDLQQIRERGYALDDEENELGITCVAAPIFDHTGSVAASISVSAPTIRMQPQRIEQLAQQVRKIGLKISARLGYRGTL; encoded by the coding sequence ATGGAAGAAGGCGTAAAATCGGTGGAACGGGCTTTGCAGATCCTGGAACGGGTGAGCCTCGCCAAAAATGGAATCGGTGTGACCGAGCTGGCGAAAGAACTGAACATGTACAAGAGTACAATTCACCGGGTACTTGCCACGTTAACCCATCTGGGATACATCGAACAGGATCCGGAGACGGAGCGGTACAAACTGGGGTACAAGCTGTTGGAAGTTTCCTCGCGGCTCTTGAATAATCTGGACATTCGCCGGGAAGCCATGCCCTACCTGCAGGAACTGACCGATCTCACCAACGAGGTGGTTCACCTGGTGGTATTGAATAAGGGACAAGTCGTTTATATAGAGAAAGTGGAAGGAACTGAGACAATCCGTATGCACAGCCGGGTCGGAAACCGGGCGCCCGTCCACTGCACAGGTGTGGGCAAAGCGATTCTTGCCTACCTGCCGGAAGCGCAAGTACGGGAAATCATTCGCCAATACGGCCTGGAACCCCACACCCCAAAGACTCTGTCAACACTTGAAGATTTGCTTCAGGATCTGCAACAGATCAGGGAGCGGGGATATGCACTGGATGACGAGGAAAACGAACTGGGAATCACGTGTGTCGCAGCCCCTATTTTTGACCATACGGGGTCGGTCGCGGCTTCGATATCGGTTTCGGCCCCTACCATCCGCATGCAGCCCCAGCGCATTGAGCAGCTGGCCCAGCAAGTTCGCAAGATTGGACTCAAGATTTCTGCCCGGTTGGGATATCGGGGAACCTTATGA
- a CDS encoding bifunctional diguanylate cyclase/phosphodiesterase, translating to MQTWIAYHHEGFVLEDYLAQNGITPHPSLLIQVFAGGLDLESIIGLRDHLRDLLPSAAILGATSDGEIADGRITTNQTVLVFTRFDKTDIVSAAVSRELQGDSFQSGQAIARQLCGDSTKVLLLFADGRHTNGEELLKGVQSVNPQVIVAGGLASDHSPNTPNVVFTEKEIVRNGVAGVALNSEQLIANTSCHFDWIPIGRKMTITKSEKNRVYEIDHLPAIEVYRKYLGTKFAQNIMNAVGLFPLVVNRGGSLAARAILLSHEDGSLTYAGNLNEGDQVQFAFGNPELVLETSMQTVQSLQGTPVETVFIYSCRARRAFLAEFAGAEIAPFQKMAPTAGFFTFWEFYHFDQGNEIMNQTMTVLMLSENPDAGKGERIPEPETRERDMVQYLTAVSNLINVTTEELQKTNEMLRENEERYRSQAYYDALTGLPNRTQFMKTFSETLLEAKQEGGKVALMFVDLDRFKNINDTLGHSVGDQLLCDVAERLKQCLGEKDIVSRLAGDEFTVILPEISSIQEIEAVARRIIEAISEPFNVKGYELYITTSIGISIFPVDGDTIETLLKYADIAMYKAKEQGKNNYQIFTPELKVMAFHRLILENAMRKALEKNEFKLVYQPVVEAHSREIIGVEALIRWNNPKMGSISPAEFIPLAEETGLIVPIGEWVLRTAAKQNKVWQDAGYPPIRMSVNLSARQFLQHNIVETVERILAETGLEAKWLELEMTESIMQNSVNTVKSLKKLQAMGIKIAIDDFGTGYSSLSYLKQLPIDALKIDKSFVRDITIDQEDAAIAEAIIAMAHSLNLKVTAEGVETEGQADYLGNVRCDRLQGYLFSKPLSAAEIEQILRTGKVCL from the coding sequence GTGCAAACGTGGATTGCCTACCATCATGAAGGATTTGTTCTGGAAGACTATCTTGCCCAAAACGGGATAACTCCTCATCCGTCCCTCTTGATCCAGGTGTTTGCCGGAGGCTTGGATCTGGAATCCATCATCGGTTTGCGCGATCACCTGCGTGATCTGCTGCCGTCAGCCGCAATTCTGGGCGCCACGTCTGACGGTGAAATCGCAGATGGCCGGATCACCACCAACCAGACGGTGCTGGTGTTCACCCGGTTTGACAAGACAGACATAGTTTCCGCTGCGGTTTCCCGCGAGTTGCAAGGCGACAGTTTCCAATCGGGCCAGGCCATTGCCCGGCAGTTATGCGGCGATTCGACAAAAGTCCTGCTCTTGTTTGCCGACGGACGGCATACCAATGGGGAGGAACTGTTGAAAGGCGTCCAGTCGGTGAATCCACAAGTGATTGTGGCGGGAGGGCTGGCGAGTGATCACTCCCCGAATACACCCAACGTCGTTTTTACGGAGAAGGAAATCGTTCGGAATGGAGTTGCGGGAGTGGCTCTCAACAGCGAGCAGCTCATCGCCAACACCAGCTGCCATTTTGACTGGATCCCCATCGGACGCAAAATGACCATCACCAAATCGGAGAAAAATCGGGTCTACGAGATCGACCACCTCCCAGCCATCGAGGTGTACAGGAAATATTTAGGAACCAAATTTGCACAAAACATAATGAATGCTGTCGGGCTGTTTCCGCTGGTTGTTAACCGCGGCGGCAGTCTGGCGGCACGCGCCATCCTCTTGTCCCATGAGGACGGGTCACTGACCTATGCCGGCAACTTGAACGAGGGAGATCAGGTGCAGTTTGCTTTCGGCAATCCGGAACTGGTCCTGGAGACCTCCATGCAGACGGTCCAGTCTCTGCAAGGTACACCGGTGGAAACGGTGTTTATCTATTCGTGCCGTGCCCGGAGGGCTTTTCTGGCAGAGTTTGCCGGAGCGGAGATTGCACCGTTTCAGAAGATGGCTCCGACGGCCGGATTTTTTACCTTTTGGGAATTCTATCATTTCGATCAGGGAAATGAGATAATGAATCAAACCATGACGGTGCTCATGTTGTCGGAAAACCCTGATGCGGGCAAGGGTGAACGGATTCCGGAGCCGGAGACCCGGGAGAGGGATATGGTCCAGTACTTGACAGCGGTGTCCAATCTGATCAATGTGACCACCGAAGAACTGCAGAAGACAAACGAAATGCTGCGGGAGAACGAAGAACGGTACCGCAGCCAAGCGTATTACGATGCACTGACAGGGCTTCCCAACCGAACCCAGTTCATGAAGACCTTTTCCGAGACCCTCCTCGAAGCCAAACAGGAGGGCGGCAAGGTGGCCTTAATGTTTGTGGATCTCGACCGGTTCAAAAACATTAACGACACCCTGGGGCATTCGGTTGGAGACCAGTTGCTGTGCGACGTGGCAGAACGGCTCAAACAGTGTCTCGGGGAGAAAGATATTGTCTCCCGTTTGGCAGGGGACGAATTCACCGTGATACTGCCGGAGATCTCCAGCATCCAGGAAATAGAGGCTGTCGCCCGGCGCATCATCGAAGCCATTTCGGAGCCCTTCAACGTAAAGGGATATGAACTGTATATCACAACCAGTATCGGAATCAGCATTTTCCCAGTAGACGGAGACACGATTGAAACCCTGCTCAAATACGCCGATATCGCCATGTACAAAGCCAAGGAACAGGGAAAGAACAATTACCAGATTTTTACCCCCGAATTGAAGGTGATGGCTTTTCACCGCCTGATCCTGGAAAACGCCATGCGCAAAGCGTTGGAAAAGAATGAGTTCAAACTGGTGTACCAGCCGGTGGTGGAGGCACATTCCCGGGAGATTATCGGGGTGGAGGCGTTGATTCGCTGGAACAATCCGAAGATGGGAAGCATCTCGCCTGCCGAATTCATCCCGCTGGCGGAAGAGACGGGATTGATAGTGCCCATTGGGGAGTGGGTGCTGCGGACCGCCGCCAAGCAGAACAAAGTCTGGCAGGATGCAGGGTATCCCCCGATCCGGATGTCGGTCAACCTGTCGGCCCGCCAATTCCTGCAGCATAACATTGTGGAAACAGTGGAACGGATCCTTGCGGAGACAGGGTTGGAAGCCAAATGGCTGGAGCTTGAGATGACGGAAAGCATCATGCAGAACTCGGTTAACACGGTGAAATCCCTGAAGAAGCTGCAGGCAATGGGGATTAAGATCGCCATCGATGATTTCGGAACCGGGTATTCTTCCCTGAGTTACCTGAAACAACTGCCGATTGACGCGTTAAAAATTGACAAGTCCTTTGTTCGGGACATCACCATTGACCAGGAGGATGCAGCCATTGCCGAAGCGATTATCGCCATGGCCCACAGTCTCAATCTGAAAGTCACTGCGGAAGGCGTGGAAACGGAAGGCCAGGCGGACTATCTTGGCAACGTCCGCTGTGACCGGTTGCAAGGGTATTTGTTTAGCAAGCCCTTGTCCGCCGCCGAGATTGAGCAGATTCTGCGGACTGGAAAGGTTTGTTTGTAG